In the genome of Colwellia sp. PAMC 21821, the window AGCGTGATCAAGCCATCTTCAGCTTCAATAACATCGCCAACAGCAACCAGTACATCAATAACGTCAACTTCGCCATCTTCGCCAATATCAGGTACCGCTATTTCGATAACTTCACTGCTTGCAGCCGCCGCAGGCGCTGATTTCTCAGCAGCAGGAGCTGGCGTAGCAGGCGCTTCTTCAGATGCAGGTGCACTTGATGAAGTTTCAAGCTTAATCACAATAGAGCCTTGCTTAACTTTATCACCGGTATTAATCAGCACTTCTTTAACTGTACCAGCATGAGGTGACGGAACATCCATAGTCGCTTTATCAGTTTCTAACGTGATCAAGCCATCTTCAGCTTCTATCACATCACCAACCGCAACCAGTACTTCGATAACGTCAACTTCGCCATCTTCACCAATATCAGGTACGGCAATTTCAATAACTTCACTGCTAGTTGCAGCACTTGGCGCTTTTTCTGCTGCCGGTGCTTCAGCCTTAGCTTCTGGTTCAGCTTTTACTTCTGACTCAGCCGCAACAGGTGCTTCTGCTGTATCTTCAGCAGCAGCGCTCTTCATCTCGGCAATAACATCACCTTCTTTGATCTTGTCACCAACTTTAACGGATAACGCAACAAGCTCACCAGCAAATGGGGCTGGAATATCCATTGATGCTTTATCAGTTTCTACGGTAATAATACCTTCGTCAGCTTCTAAACTGTCGCCTACTGCAAAACAAATCTCGATAACTTCTACTTCATCGCCACCGACATCTGGGACTAGAATTTTTTCAATATCAGACATTTCTTAATTCCTTATCTAGTCTTAATTACGCGTAAAGCGGGTTAATTTTGTCAGCATCAATGTTAAAGCGTTTAATCGCTTCACTTACCACTTTGCTTTTAATCTCACCACGGTTTGCCAATTCATAAAGCGCAGCAACAACAATGTAGTTTTGATCAACTTCAAAATGTTGACGTAGGTTATCGCGGCTATCGCTGCGGCCAAAACCGTCAGTACCTAATACACGATACTCAGTGTCGATATAAGCACGCACTTGGTCAGAATAGTTTTTAACATAATCTGTTGCAGCAATGGCTGGGCCTTTTTCTGCCGTAATTATCTTAGAAATATAGGCTGTTTTTTGCTTGCTTTCAGGGTGCAACATGTTCCAGCGCGTTACTTCTTGTCCTTCACGTGCTAGTTCGTTGAATGAAGTAACAGAATAAACGTCACTTGATACACCGTAATCAGCCGACAAAATTTGTGCTGCTTGACGAACTTTTTGTAAAATTGTACCTGACCCCATTAACTGTACGTTGGCTTTAGCTTTTTTAGCTTCAACACGTTCAAGTTGGTAAATACCTTTAATGATTTCGTCTTCAACATCTTTATTTTCTGGCATAGCCGGATGTTGATAGTTTTCATTCATCAGCGTTAAGTAGAAGAAGATGTTTTCATTTTCTTCGTACATACGGCGTAAACCTTCACGCACGATAACAGCAATTTCATAACCGTAAGTTGGATCATAAGTTACACAATTAGGAATTAAGCCCGCTTGCACATGTGAATGACCATCTTGATGTTGTAAACCTTCACCGTTAAGCGTCGTTCTACCTGCAGTAGCACCTAATAAGAAACCACGTGCTTGGCTATCTGCCGCTGCCCATGCTAAATCACCAACACGTTGGAAACCAAACATTGAATAGTAAATGTAAAATGGAATTGTCGTGGCATTACAAGTTGAATAAGACGTACCCGAAGCAACCCAAGACGCCATAGCACCTAGCTCGTTAATACCTTCTTGTAATACTTGGCCTTTCTTATCTTCACGGTAATAAGCCACTTGGTCAGCATCTTGTGGAACATATTTTTGACCTTCGCTGGCATAAATACCCACTTGGCGGAATAAACCTTCCATACCAAAAGTACGCGCTTCGTCAGGAATAATAGGCACGATACGCTTACCGATTTTCTTATCTTTTAGTAAGCTGTTTAGTACACGAACAAAAGTCATTGTTGATGATACTTCACGCTCACCTGAACCTTTTAATATTGGCTCAAATATTTTTAATGCCGGAATATCAAGTGACTCTTCCGCTTGTTGGCGACGCGCAGGTAATGAACCACCTAATGCTTCACGACGTGCTTTCATGTACTTATATTCTTCGCTATCTTCTGGGAACTTGAAGAAAGGTAAGTCAGCAATTTCTTCATCGCTTACCGGAATATTAAAACGATTACGGTAATGCTTAAGCGAATCAACATCCATTTTCTTAACGTTATGCGCAATGTTTAATGCTTCACCTGAAGCACCTAAACCAAAACCTTTAACGGTTTTAGCAAGAATAACCGTTGGACGACCTTTGGTGTTCATCGCTTTTTCATAAGCCGCATAAACTTTAACAGGATCATGACCACCACGGTTTAAACGCCAAATATCTTGATCAGACATATTCGCGACTAGCGCTGCTGTTTCAGGATACTTGTTAAAGAAGTTTTCGCGTGTGTACTTACCGCCTTTGGCTTTACAGTTCTGGTATTCACCATCAACCGTTTCGTTCATTAACTGTAGTAATTTACCTGAAGTATCGCGGGCAATTAATGCATCCCAGTAAGAACCCCAAATTACTTTAACAACTTCCCAGCCTGCGCCGCGGAATGTACCTTCAAGTTCTTGAATAATTTTACCATTACCACGAACAGGACCATCTAAACGCTGTAAATTACAGTTGATAACAAATGTTAAGTTATCTAAACCTTCACGCGTTGCAAGGCCGATAGCACCTAACGATTCTGGCTCATCAGTTTCACCATCACCTAGGAAACAATAAACACGTTGGCCTGAACAATCTTTAATACCACGGTCAGTAAGGTACTTAAGGAAACGTGCAGTATAAATAGCCTGTAATGGACCTAAGCCCATTGAAACAGTAGGGAACTGCCAAAAGTCAGGCATTAAATGCGGATGCGGGTATGAAGACAAACCTTTACCATCACACTCTTGACGGAAGTTATTCATTTGCTCTTCCGTTAATCTGCCTTCCATAAAGGCACGAGCATAAATACCCGGAGAAATATGACCTTGAGCAAAAATAAAGTCGCCGCCATCTTTTTCAGATGAAGCTTTAAAGAAGTGGTTGAAACCAACATCATATAAAGTAGACGAAGAAGCAAAGCTACCAATATGGCCACCAAGCTCTAAATCTTTTTTAGACGCGCGTAATACCAACACTAAAGCATTCCAACGAATAGCAGCACGAATACGTGACTCTATTGTTTGGTCAGCCGGCATATGCGGTTCTAACCCTGGTGGAATAGTATTTACATAAGCAGTTTTGGCGTCAAACGGTAAATGTGTACCGCTACGACGGGCTCTATCGATTAATTTTTCAAGTAGAAAATGAGCACGTTCTGGCCCTTCTTTTTCTAACACAGACTCCATTGATTCCAACCATTCTTGGGTTTCCATTGAATCAATATCTAGATTTGGGAGCTCAGACATAATTACTTAGTCTCCATTTGTTGTTTGTTAAGTAAATTTAGTTGTTTAAAGATAGCTGCTTTTAAGCAATTATCCTTACTCGTTTTAATTTTTTATACCAATA includes:
- the aceE gene encoding pyruvate dehydrogenase (acetyl-transferring), homodimeric type; translation: MSELPNLDIDSMETQEWLESMESVLEKEGPERAHFLLEKLIDRARRSGTHLPFDAKTAYVNTIPPGLEPHMPADQTIESRIRAAIRWNALVLVLRASKKDLELGGHIGSFASSSTLYDVGFNHFFKASSEKDGGDFIFAQGHISPGIYARAFMEGRLTEEQMNNFRQECDGKGLSSYPHPHLMPDFWQFPTVSMGLGPLQAIYTARFLKYLTDRGIKDCSGQRVYCFLGDGETDEPESLGAIGLATREGLDNLTFVINCNLQRLDGPVRGNGKIIQELEGTFRGAGWEVVKVIWGSYWDALIARDTSGKLLQLMNETVDGEYQNCKAKGGKYTRENFFNKYPETAALVANMSDQDIWRLNRGGHDPVKVYAAYEKAMNTKGRPTVILAKTVKGFGLGASGEALNIAHNVKKMDVDSLKHYRNRFNIPVSDEEIADLPFFKFPEDSEEYKYMKARREALGGSLPARRQQAEESLDIPALKIFEPILKGSGEREVSSTMTFVRVLNSLLKDKKIGKRIVPIIPDEARTFGMEGLFRQVGIYASEGQKYVPQDADQVAYYREDKKGQVLQEGINELGAMASWVASGTSYSTCNATTIPFYIYYSMFGFQRVGDLAWAAADSQARGFLLGATAGRTTLNGEGLQHQDGHSHVQAGLIPNCVTYDPTYGYEIAVIVREGLRRMYEENENIFFYLTLMNENYQHPAMPENKDVEDEIIKGIYQLERVEAKKAKANVQLMGSGTILQKVRQAAQILSADYGVSSDVYSVTSFNELAREGQEVTRWNMLHPESKQKTAYISKIITAEKGPAIAATDYVKNYSDQVRAYIDTEYRVLGTDGFGRSDSRDNLRQHFEVDQNYIVVAALYELANRGEIKSKVVSEAIKRFNIDADKINPLYA